Genomic DNA from Jonesia denitrificans DSM 20603:
ACCGAGTTCGTCAACAATTTTTTGGGTGCGAGTGTCTTGCCACACAATGGCGTTGTACACCGGTTTCCCGGTGTTTTTGTCCCACACCACAGCTGTTTCACGTTGGTTGGTGATCCCTACAGCAGCGACATCATCGTAGGTGGCGTTCCCGCGAGTGAGAGCAAGGCCCACCACTTCGCGCACGTTGTTCCAAATTTGGTCGGCGTTGTGCTCTACCCACCCTGCTTGCGGGAAGATCTGGTCGTGCTCCAACTGGCCAACCGAGTGGATCGTGCCCTGATGGGTGAACAAAATTGCGCGGGAGCTTGTTGTTCCTTGGTCGATGGCAAGAACAAATTTCTTGGTCATGTGTCGTTTCCCTCTTCGTGTCTGACGTGGTTAAGCTCAGTAAATTGCTGCGTACAAAAGACCTGCGATGACGGCACCAATGCTGGGGCCAACAATAGGAACCCACGAGTAGCCCCAGTCTGATGTCCCCTTGCCCTTGATGGGCAAAATGGCGTGGGCAATACGGGGACCGAGGTCACGTGCGGGGTTGATCGCGTACCCGGTTGGGCCACCAAGGCCCATACCAATAACCACCACGATGAGTGCCACACCCAGTGGGCCAATCATCGTTTCGGTGTACCCGGACACCAACACCCAGTACACGAGAACGAAGGTGCCAATGATTTCGGTGACGGTGTTCCAGATCGGGTTGCGGATCTCCGGTCCAGTGGCGAACACCGCAAGTTTCAAGCCTTGATCCTCGGTTGCATCAAAGTGGTTCTTGTACGCCAACCAGGCAAGGACAGCACCAATAAAGGCACCGACCAGTTCAGCGGCAAGGTACACCGCGATGGAGGTAGCGTCGACAGCGATCTGACCGTCCACAAACCACTCGGCACCCGATGCGGCAATACCGAGAGTGACAGCTGGGTTGAGGTGGGCGCCGGAGGCGAAAGCCACATACACACCGGCGAACACGGCGAACCCCCACCCAAAGGTGATGAGAACCCAGCCGGTGGAGTTGCCCTTTGTTTTGGCG
This window encodes:
- a CDS encoding MIP/aquaporin family protein, producing the protein MDTMTLGDVFLSEVLGTATLILLGAGVVANQVLAKTKGNSTGWVLITFGWGFAVFAGVYVAFASGAHLNPAVTLGIAASGAEWFVDGQIAVDATSIAVYLAAELVGAFIGAVLAWLAYKNHFDATEDQGLKLAVFATGPEIRNPIWNTVTEIIGTFVLVYWVLVSGYTETMIGPLGVALIVVVIGMGLGGPTGYAINPARDLGPRIAHAILPIKGKGTSDWGYSWVPIVGPSIGAVIAGLLYAAIY